A stretch of the Bacteroidota bacterium genome encodes the following:
- a CDS encoding glycosyltransferase family 2 protein, translating into MINTPVLVIAFNRPEMLQKVVDALSVHKLSRLYVFVDGPREGNQDDIEKIEESKKIFEYIDFCEEIIHIYPEKNLGCGGGPFHAITTAFEKETRLIILEDDCVPGAAFPAFCEELLLRYENQEKIWMLSGNNFSEEYRDGNNSYRFSQYAHFWGWATWKDRWEKVSLSVEFYKPKLDEILLRRFPLHSERSFFKKEFGYNLYHDSYDGWDYQAALTIWEHDGLCIIPRNNLVSNIGSQGTHFTEEKPFFNLRVDDDFKISVHPAKTERDSDYDSFHFRNHWRKVNKRPFLKRVIGYLRKRYRRLTDNGLI; encoded by the coding sequence ATGATTAATACACCCGTTCTTGTAATTGCGTTTAACCGTCCGGAGATGCTGCAAAAGGTTGTGGATGCGCTTTCGGTACACAAACTTTCACGATTGTATGTCTTTGTCGATGGCCCGAGGGAAGGGAATCAGGATGATATAGAGAAAATTGAAGAATCCAAAAAGATTTTTGAATACATAGACTTTTGTGAAGAAATTATCCACATATATCCTGAAAAAAATCTTGGTTGTGGTGGAGGACCTTTTCATGCAATTACTACAGCATTCGAGAAAGAGACCAGACTGATTATTCTTGAAGATGATTGTGTACCAGGAGCGGCATTTCCAGCTTTTTGTGAGGAATTGCTTTTGCGATATGAGAATCAGGAAAAAATTTGGATGCTAAGCGGTAACAATTTCAGTGAAGAATATCGAGATGGAAATAACAGCTACAGGTTTTCGCAATATGCTCACTTTTGGGGCTGGGCGACCTGGAAAGATAGATGGGAGAAAGTCTCTCTTTCGGTAGAATTCTATAAGCCCAAGCTCGATGAAATACTTCTCAGAAGATTTCCACTTCACTCAGAAAGAAGTTTTTTTAAGAAGGAATTCGGTTATAATCTCTATCATGATTCTTATGACGGTTGGGATTATCAGGCGGCTCTAACCATTTGGGAACATGACGGACTTTGTATTATCCCAAGGAATAATCTGGTATCGAATATTGGAAGTCAAGGAACCCATTTCACTGAAGAAAAACCATTTTTTAATCTTCGCGTCGATGACGATTTCAAAATATCCGTCCATCCTGCTAAAACAGAAAGAGATTCAGATTATGATTCATTTCATTTCAGAAATCACTGGCGAAAAGTAAATAAACGACCTTTTCTAAAGCGAGTAATTGGGTATTTACGAAAAAGATACAGACGCTTAACAGATAATGGTTTGATTTGA
- a CDS encoding lipopolysaccharide biosynthesis protein encodes MRRFKEQFANHFPSGLRTLILNSGYFFATSILGIAVSFISFPVFVALLSKADFGILAFFTALNMIVAQFSILSLTNYYIIRSRELDTAGKRKLLLDLLIFNFFWNLMLMTVGMILVYFYFTASGTEIPYFPNVPIMFIILISQSFISLRLVAFRIEGAGRNFFFTEASQLLGNVFFSIMIVWLFDSGATGKLLGIATSNTIIAISLWFVMAGKRQHSFSFLEVKRGLKEMLPLTLASFLHSTAPSADVIILERLNNLPGLGVYNVGKQVATFVTTACTSVFQAFEPKFYEDFRDKPVRKSKNFRVFVLIIFIVVGLYFIFSDTIIKILTLGKFQDSLEYSNILVVQALILPVIQAIQVKFYIRRQVKLIAAINLIGSFVLLGLVFVLTSSMLYTGAAIAFVVSALIQIVLLFIALARQKND; translated from the coding sequence ATGAGGAGATTTAAGGAACAGTTCGCGAATCATTTTCCTTCAGGACTAAGAACCTTGATCCTGAACAGTGGTTATTTTTTTGCCACTTCCATTTTAGGAATTGCAGTTTCATTTATTTCATTTCCGGTTTTTGTGGCTCTTCTTTCAAAAGCGGATTTTGGGATATTGGCTTTTTTCACAGCTTTGAACATGATAGTTGCGCAATTCTCTATCCTCTCACTTACGAACTATTACATCATAAGAAGCCGGGAACTTGATACAGCAGGGAAAAGAAAACTTTTGCTTGATTTGCTGATCTTCAATTTTTTCTGGAATCTCATGCTGATGACAGTCGGGATGATTCTGGTCTATTTTTACTTTACCGCTTCCGGTACTGAGATTCCTTATTTCCCGAATGTCCCGATCATGTTTATAATACTGATCTCTCAAAGCTTTATCTCTCTCAGACTTGTAGCTTTCAGAATCGAGGGAGCCGGCCGCAACTTTTTTTTTACAGAGGCATCGCAGTTACTTGGAAATGTCTTCTTTTCAATAATGATTGTTTGGCTGTTCGATTCAGGTGCAACAGGGAAATTGCTGGGAATAGCCACCTCCAACACGATAATTGCAATTTCACTATGGTTTGTTATGGCTGGGAAGAGACAACATTCTTTCAGCTTCCTTGAAGTGAAGCGGGGATTGAAAGAGATGTTGCCGCTGACTCTCGCCTCCTTTCTTCACAGCACAGCACCGTCTGCAGATGTGATCATTCTGGAAAGGTTAAATAATTTGCCGGGATTAGGGGTTTATAATGTCGGTAAACAGGTGGCAACTTTTGTTACTACTGCCTGTACATCCGTTTTTCAGGCATTCGAACCAAAATTTTATGAAGACTTTCGTGATAAGCCGGTAAGAAAGTCAAAGAATTTTCGAGTATTTGTATTAATAATTTTTATAGTTGTTGGTCTTTACTTCATTTTTTCAGATACGATAATTAAAATTTTAACTCTGGGGAAATTTCAGGACTCTCTTGAGTATTCGAATATTCTCGTAGTACAGGCGCTTATTTTGCCGGTAATCCAGGCGATACAGGTGAAATTTTATATTCGCCGACAGGTAAAGCTGATTGCCGCCATTAATCTGATCGGCAGTTTCGTACTTCTGGGACTGGTTTTTGTTCTGACCTCGAGCATGCTCTATACCGGTGCAGCAATCGCCTTTGTTGTCTCGGCGTTAATTCAGATAGTTCTATTGTTCATTGCATTAGCGAGACAAAAGAATGATTAA
- a CDS encoding geranylgeranylglyceryl/heptaprenylglyceryl phosphate synthase, with product MTILSSIQTKLSIQRALYFILLDPDRFHGADLEEFANRCGAAGVDGFLVGGSLMVSGDFDLAIKTLKNLTHLPVIIFPGGLSQISPFADAILFLSIISGRNPEHLIGKHVIAAPVIKKYGLEAISTGYMLIESGRRTTAEYMSGSMPIPRHKPEIAVATALAAEYLGMKMIYLEGGSGADNPVPFEMVKAVSKNISIPVITGGGIKTPETAGKMVDSGAKIIVTGNYFEEKINWGMLHEFADAVKGRA from the coding sequence ATGACCATCCTATCTTCGATACAAACAAAATTATCAATTCAGAGAGCATTATACTTTATTCTTTTGGATCCCGATCGTTTTCATGGAGCGGATTTGGAAGAATTTGCCAACAGATGTGGCGCTGCCGGAGTTGATGGCTTCCTCGTGGGGGGAAGTTTAATGGTCTCCGGAGATTTTGATCTTGCCATAAAGACCCTGAAGAATCTGACACACCTTCCGGTAATCATTTTTCCGGGCGGTTTGAGTCAGATATCGCCATTCGCGGATGCAATTCTTTTTCTTTCCATAATAAGCGGGAGAAACCCGGAACACCTGATCGGGAAACATGTTATTGCCGCACCTGTGATAAAAAAATATGGACTTGAAGCGATTTCAACAGGTTATATGTTGATTGAATCGGGCAGGAGAACAACGGCGGAGTATATGAGCGGAAGCATGCCGATACCGCGACACAAACCTGAGATAGCCGTGGCAACGGCACTGGCGGCGGAATATCTTGGTATGAAAATGATCTATCTCGAAGGAGGCTCCGGCGCAGACAATCCTGTCCCATTTGAAATGGTCAAAGCAGTGTCGAAAAACATATCAATTCCGGTAATTACCGGCGGTGGAATCAAAACCCCCGAAACAGCCGGAAAAATGGTGGATTCGGGGGCTAAAATTATCGTGACGGGCAATTACTTTGAAGAAAAAATTAATTGGGGAATGCTCCATGAGTTTGCTGATGCTGTGAAGGGGAGAGCATAA
- a CDS encoding redoxin domain-containing protein — MNFSGFVRLCQTATIVVIFSFCVFSQNVKPIDEKGVKSLIEKRQGKILFINFWATWCIPCTEEFPDIVKLANNYPDVDFVGVSLDHPDEIKTKIQPFLKKMKAPFVNFVAKFKDDQVLIEMINKNWNGAIPATAIYDGKGKQVSFHAKKMNYKEFEAELKRVIK, encoded by the coding sequence ATGAATTTTTCAGGATTTGTGAGGTTGTGCCAAACAGCTACGATTGTTGTTATATTTTCCTTTTGTGTATTTTCACAAAATGTGAAACCAATTGATGAGAAGGGGGTTAAGTCTCTGATTGAGAAGAGACAAGGGAAAATATTGTTTATTAATTTTTGGGCAACCTGGTGTATTCCTTGTACCGAGGAGTTTCCTGATATTGTAAAGCTGGCGAATAATTACCCGGATGTTGATTTTGTGGGAGTGAGTCTAGACCATCCTGACGAGATTAAAACAAAAATTCAACCCTTTTTAAAAAAGATGAAAGCCCCGTTTGTCAATTTCGTTGCTAAGTTTAAGGATGATCAGGTTCTGATAGAAATGATCAACAAAAACTGGAACGGGGCTATACCCGCTACTGCGATATATGATGGTAAAGGGAAGCAGGTATCTTTTCATGCAAAAAAGATGAACTACAAGGAATTCGAAGCCGAACTCAAAAGGGTTATTAAATGA
- a CDS encoding thioredoxin family protein, giving the protein MQKILILLVAGLLFASCTKREAVANEQDNTRTLDTIVNNFSLPDLEGKSHSLTDYKSSKAIVLMFISTECPVSNAYNSRMAALAKTWKDKGVTFLGINSNKAEDVSAIKTHAKSNGLDFTILKDAGNKVADQLSASFTPEVYVLDGNLKLLYHGRIDDKRREEEVTTKDLNKALEEILAGKPVSVSRTKAFGCTIKRVN; this is encoded by the coding sequence ATGCAAAAGATTTTAATATTGTTGGTTGCCGGTTTGTTGTTTGCCTCCTGTACAAAAAGGGAAGCTGTGGCGAACGAACAGGATAACACCAGGACACTTGATACGATAGTTAATAATTTTTCTTTGCCGGATCTTGAAGGTAAATCACATTCATTAACTGACTACAAATCGTCAAAGGCTATAGTTTTGATGTTTATCTCTACCGAGTGTCCTGTTTCCAATGCTTACAATTCCAGAATGGCAGCACTTGCTAAAACCTGGAAAGATAAAGGTGTGACATTTTTGGGCATTAATTCCAACAAGGCAGAGGATGTTTCCGCCATTAAAACTCACGCCAAATCCAATGGTCTCGATTTTACAATATTAAAAGACGCCGGAAACAAGGTAGCAGATCAGTTGTCTGCATCGTTTACTCCAGAGGTTTATGTCCTGGATGGTAATCTTAAACTGCTCTATCACGGCAGGATTGACGACAAGCGAAGAGAAGAGGAAGTTACCACAAAAGACTTAAACAAGGCTCTCGAAGAAATACTTGCAGGTAAACCGGTCTCTGTTTCCAGAACAAAAGCTTTCGGGTGCACCATTAAGAGAGTCAATTAA
- a CDS encoding M48 family metallopeptidase, which yields MKPHADLLEIEIAGNKIRCSVRRSKRAKSVAIRINQYGLFELVIPERGSFEEARNFLESKKKFLEKHLHLLIKKEESPYKLFGEEIRVSHHYNLFLRKHVVNFNRDTSELTIESPQGAGETTAELFKGFLQGTAAKYLIPRTEHLAAKHGFKPNLVRVKKMRGKWGFCTMKKEIFLSPMLMALEPELIDYVIIHELCHLKEMNHSARFHAELRKILPNYLELRKRIHSLKFDV from the coding sequence ATGAAACCGCACGCCGATTTGCTCGAAATTGAGATCGCTGGCAACAAAATCCGTTGTTCTGTAAGAAGGAGTAAAAGGGCGAAGAGCGTAGCCATAAGAATTAATCAGTATGGTCTCTTTGAACTGGTTATTCCCGAGAGGGGTTCATTTGAAGAGGCAAGAAATTTTCTCGAATCAAAGAAGAAATTTCTCGAAAAACACCTCCACCTCCTCATTAAAAAAGAGGAATCACCATACAAACTTTTTGGGGAAGAGATAAGAGTGAGCCATCACTACAATCTTTTCCTCAGGAAGCATGTCGTAAATTTCAATCGCGACACTTCAGAACTCACCATTGAAAGCCCTCAGGGTGCCGGAGAGACCACAGCAGAGCTCTTTAAGGGATTCCTCCAGGGAACAGCCGCCAAATATCTGATACCCCGTACGGAGCATCTTGCAGCGAAACACGGCTTTAAGCCAAATCTTGTCAGAGTAAAAAAGATGCGGGGGAAGTGGGGCTTCTGCACAATGAAAAAGGAAATTTTCCTCTCTCCCATGCTCATGGCTCTGGAACCCGAACTCATCGACTATGTGATCATCCACGAACTCTGCCACCTCAAGGAAATGAACCATTCAGCCAGATTCCACGCTGAACTCAGAAAAATCCTCCCCAACTATCTGGAACTTAGAAAAAGAATACATTCTTTGAAGTTTGATGTTTGA
- the cysS gene encoding cysteine--tRNA ligase encodes MLKIYNTLTRKKEEFIPLNPPNVTVYSCGPTVYDYFHIGNARSFVMSDIVRRYLIYSGYKVKFAMNLTDIDDKIINKANALGIDSTEVAKKFSDAFFEDIDKLGLLRADVNPRATEHIPEIIAMIEALIKNGKAYEVNGDVFYEISKFPGYGKLSGKNIDDLESGSRVEVNEIKRSPLDFALWKSAKPGEPSWESPWGKGRPGWHIECSAMSCKHLGETFDIHAGGSDLIFPHHENEIAQSEGATGKQFARFWMHYGFLNIDNEKMSKSLGNVFNLRDMVKKYKPETLRFFYAQTHYASPLNFTAEALESADRGLEKLNNLFENLKQGLASGPASSPLEYDFSKSYEAFKDAMDDDFNSPKAIAVVYDFIKEVNTTIASGQGLSREFYEGALEFLKKTAEGVLGILRTEKAETADAGLEHELIELLIKLRIEAKKEKNFALSDKIRNELNALGITLQDTKEGSTYKKNR; translated from the coding sequence ATGTTAAAAATTTACAACACGCTTACGCGAAAAAAAGAAGAATTTATTCCGTTGAATCCACCAAATGTTACGGTTTATTCCTGCGGACCAACGGTTTATGATTATTTCCATATTGGAAATGCCCGTTCTTTTGTGATGTCTGATATTGTCAGGCGATACCTGATCTATTCAGGGTACAAGGTGAAGTTTGCCATGAACCTGACTGATATTGATGACAAGATCATAAACAAGGCGAATGCTCTCGGAATCGATTCTACCGAAGTGGCGAAAAAGTTTTCGGACGCTTTTTTCGAGGATATCGACAAGCTCGGATTATTGCGTGCGGATGTGAATCCAAGAGCGACGGAACACATTCCTGAAATCATAGCCATGATTGAGGCTTTGATAAAAAACGGAAAAGCTTATGAGGTAAACGGTGATGTTTTCTATGAAATCAGTAAGTTTCCGGGTTATGGAAAACTTTCGGGAAAGAATATAGACGATCTTGAGTCAGGTTCCCGTGTGGAAGTGAACGAGATTAAGAGAAGTCCGCTCGATTTTGCTCTTTGGAAATCGGCGAAACCGGGCGAACCGTCATGGGAAAGTCCATGGGGCAAGGGAAGACCCGGCTGGCACATCGAATGCTCGGCGATGTCATGCAAACATCTCGGTGAAACATTTGATATTCATGCCGGTGGCAGTGATTTGATCTTCCCGCACCATGAAAACGAGATTGCACAAAGTGAAGGTGCCACGGGGAAACAGTTCGCCCGGTTCTGGATGCATTACGGATTCTTGAACATTGACAATGAAAAAATGTCGAAATCACTCGGTAATGTTTTTAATCTGAGAGACATGGTTAAAAAATATAAACCGGAGACACTTCGCTTCTTTTATGCACAGACTCATTATGCCTCGCCACTTAACTTCACCGCCGAGGCTTTGGAAAGTGCAGACAGAGGTCTGGAAAAACTCAACAATCTTTTCGAGAACCTTAAACAGGGACTTGCTTCGGGACCGGCTTCGAGTCCGCTCGAGTACGATTTCAGCAAAAGTTATGAGGCATTTAAAGATGCAATGGATGACGATTTCAACTCGCCCAAGGCAATTGCGGTAGTTTATGATTTTATAAAGGAAGTTAACACCACAATTGCATCCGGACAGGGTTTATCCAGGGAGTTTTATGAGGGAGCCCTTGAATTCCTGAAAAAGACTGCCGAGGGTGTTCTAGGAATTCTTCGCACAGAGAAAGCTGAAACTGCTGACGCAGGTTTGGAACATGAACTGATCGAACTGCTGATCAAACTCCGGATCGAGGCAAAAAAAGAAAAGAATTTTGCTCTTTCAGACAAGATCAGAAATGAACTGAATGCGTTGGGAATAACCCTGCAGGATACCAAAGAGGGTTCCACCTACAAAAAGAACAGATGA
- a CDS encoding RluA family pseudouridine synthase translates to MSKIITEKIFRYDIPDGKKKERVDTFLANSVENATRTRIQKLIEAGLVTANGKIIKSNYKVNPGDEIILTLPIAPRPEVAEPEDIPINVVFEDQYLLIINKPPGLVVHPSIGHYTGTLVNALLFHNQKLSDINDPATRPGIVHRIDKDTSGLLLIAKDNITHHRLAAQFSAHTIEREYQAVAWGIFKEKKGEVQSYIARSKRDRKLFTMTENEGKFAHTFYEVIEEYDFATLLSLKLKTGRTHQIRVHLSGTGHPIFGDDFYGGRVIRYGDQLPGIRARVDNLLEMMPRQALHAKTLGFIHPHTKEFMRFDSELPADIQLLIRRLKGEGKMMRIEHG, encoded by the coding sequence ATGTCGAAGATAATAACCGAAAAGATCTTTAGATATGATATTCCTGACGGGAAAAAAAAGGAGAGGGTAGATACTTTTCTTGCCAATTCCGTTGAGAATGCAACCCGCACCAGAATCCAAAAACTTATTGAAGCAGGGCTCGTAACCGCAAACGGGAAGATAATAAAGTCAAACTACAAGGTGAATCCGGGGGATGAAATTATTCTTACCCTTCCAATTGCCCCCCGACCCGAAGTTGCTGAACCTGAAGATATCCCGATAAATGTTGTTTTTGAAGACCAGTATCTGCTTATAATAAACAAGCCACCGGGACTTGTTGTTCACCCCTCAATCGGGCATTACACAGGGACTCTTGTAAACGCGCTCCTTTTCCACAATCAGAAACTAAGTGATATTAACGACCCGGCAACAAGACCGGGAATCGTTCACAGAATAGACAAAGACACAAGTGGCCTGCTCCTTATAGCAAAAGATAATATAACCCATCACAGGCTCGCCGCACAGTTTTCCGCTCATACGATAGAAAGAGAATATCAGGCTGTTGCATGGGGCATTTTCAAAGAGAAAAAAGGGGAAGTTCAGTCATATATTGCAAGGAGCAAGAGGGACAGAAAACTTTTTACCATGACTGAGAATGAGGGAAAGTTTGCGCACACTTTTTATGAAGTGATTGAGGAGTATGATTTCGCCACACTTCTAAGTTTGAAATTAAAGACGGGAAGAACCCACCAGATCAGGGTTCATCTGAGCGGGACCGGACATCCGATTTTTGGCGATGACTTTTACGGCGGAAGGGTTATAAGATACGGCGATCAGCTTCCCGGAATAAGGGCGAGGGTCGACAACCTGCTTGAAATGATGCCGAGGCAGGCACTCCACGCTAAAACCCTCGGGTTCATTCATCCGCATACCAAAGAATTTATGCGTTTCGATTCGGAACTGCCGGCTGATATTCAGTTGCTTATCAGACGGCTGAAGGGTGAAGGCAAAATGATGAGAATAGAACACGGATGA
- a CDS encoding signal peptidase II: MPCLTVSIVSRSRSNKKRRRNRIKNFISDKFARKLICFAFILVVIDQITKLAVKGFSIPFLGIEYDGMYLGQTMPVLGNFFRLTFVENKGIAFGIELNPIVKVLVSLVSFFAGGFIIYYIDKIASENRGAAVGLALILGGAIGNMIDRVFYGVLYGYAPLFYGHVVDFFHVVFDVKIFGYYIDSFPIFNIADVAVSLGVAVLFIFYGKEHKEKAIESEAGDISEETGSTAEEMDEKPAATARQISISEEPVEVKAEKPADVEDNNRKDL; this comes from the coding sequence TTGCCGTGCCTCACAGTCAGCATTGTCTCCCGATCAAGATCAAACAAGAAAAGAAGAAGAAACCGTATTAAGAATTTTATCAGCGACAAGTTCGCACGAAAGTTAATCTGTTTTGCATTTATACTCGTTGTAATTGACCAGATAACCAAACTGGCAGTGAAGGGGTTTTCAATACCTTTCCTCGGAATTGAATACGACGGAATGTATCTTGGGCAGACTATGCCCGTGCTCGGGAATTTTTTCCGTTTGACTTTCGTGGAAAACAAAGGGATTGCGTTTGGAATAGAACTTAATCCCATCGTAAAAGTACTTGTTTCGCTTGTTTCATTTTTTGCAGGCGGATTCATCATTTACTACATCGACAAGATCGCCTCAGAGAACAGGGGTGCCGCTGTTGGTCTCGCCCTGATTTTGGGTGGTGCCATCGGAAACATGATCGACAGGGTATTTTATGGAGTGCTTTACGGATATGCTCCGCTTTTCTACGGGCATGTCGTTGACTTCTTCCATGTAGTGTTTGATGTGAAGATTTTCGGCTATTACATTGACAGTTTCCCGATCTTTAATATTGCGGATGTGGCGGTTTCTCTCGGAGTAGCCGTTCTTTTCATTTTTTACGGAAAAGAGCATAAAGAAAAGGCAATTGAATCTGAAGCCGGCGACATTTCCGAAGAGACAGGAAGCACTGCTGAAGAAATGGATGAAAAACCGGCAGCGACCGCCAGACAGATCAGTATTTCAGAAGAACCGGTTGAAGTAAAGGCTGAGAAACCTGCAGATGTCGAAGATAATAACCGAAAAGATCTTTAG